ATCTATTGCTGATGTTGGTTCATCTAACACCAAGATATCTGCTTGCGATCGCATAAATGCACGAGAAAGAGCAATTTTCTGCCACTGTCCCCCCGAAAGTTCCTGTCCTCCCTTAAACCAACGACCAAGTTGAGTCTGAAAGCTTTGAGGTAATTGGTCGATAAAAGATTCGGCCATGCCTTTTTCAGCAGCACTTTGCCAACGGGTTTTGTTGTCGAGATGTTCTACATCGCCCACGCCAATATTCTCCCCTACAGTGAACTGGTAGCGGACAAAGTTCTGAAAAATCACACCAATCCGACGCCGCAACACATCCACATCCCATTCTTGCAAATCCAAGCCATCTAAGAAAATTTGCCCAGAGTCAGGGGTGTAGAGTCGGGTAAGTAGTTTGATTAAGGTAGTCTTACCGGAACCATTTTCACCGACAATAGCCAGTTTCTCTCTGGGTTTCAAATGCAGCGAAATGTTTCTCAATGCTGGCTTGGAACTTCCCGGATAAGTAAATGATACGTTCTCGAAACGGATACCATCTTGAGAATTTAAACCAATGGTTGCTTTACCCCAAGACTTTGGTACTTCTTCTTCTAGGAAATCATAGAGATTTGATAGATATAGGTTGTCCTCATACATCCCGCCAATAGAAGTAAGGGCATTGGAGAAAGTAGATTGTCCTTGGCGAAAAACGGTAAGATACATAGTCATATCTCCCAAGGAAATCTTACCTAGCACTGTTTCCAGAACAATCCAAGCATAAGCTAGGTAAAAAGCACCAGTACTGATTAAACTCAGGAGATACCCCCACAGTCCTCGCCGCAGAGTCAAATCGCGGTCTTCGCCATAGAGTTGATTGAACAAGTTGCGGTAACGCCCTAGCAGCATCTCTCCCAACTGGTAGAGTTTGATTTCTGTGACAAAATCTTCTCTTGCTAGGAGATTTTCTAAGTAGTGCTGTTGACGAGTTTCTGCGGCACGCCAACTAAACAAGCGAAAACCTTCTCCAGCAAACTTTGTTTCGGAAATAAATACAGGCATAGCTGCCAAAATCAGCACCACCACTGCCCAACCTGAGAAATTTACTAGCAAAATACCGTAGGTGAACAAGGAAAGAGCATTTTGCACTAACCCAAAGGTGCGATTTACTAAAGAAAGAGGACGAACTGATGCTTCTCGTCGGGCATTGGTCAGTTTGTCATAAAACTCTGAGTCTTCAAACTGCCTAAGATCAAGTGTCAGCGCCTTTTCTAAGATGAGTACATTCACCCTCTGACCCATTAGCGCCCGCAATAACGATTGACAAATGATGATTCCCCGCTGACTACCTGCTAGTAAAATTACAGCGATCGCTTCTAATCCTACATAAAATAGCGAGGGATAAATATTGACAAAACCATTGCTTTGTGAATGAACTTGAGAGGCAAGTACCACTGCATCCACAATTAACTTACTGATGTAGGATATTGCCGCCGGTAAAAGA
This Nostoc sp. C052 DNA region includes the following protein-coding sequences:
- a CDS encoding ABC transporter ATP-binding protein, encoding MLRQSLTVFRYSGRAVSLVWTTSRSLTILLASLTLVAGLLPAAISYISKLIVDAVVLASQVHSQSNGFVNIYPSLFYVGLEAIAVILLAGSQRGIIICQSLLRALMGQRVNVLILEKALTLDLRQFEDSEFYDKLTNARREASVRPLSLVNRTFGLVQNALSLFTYGILLVNFSGWAVVVLILAAMPVFISETKFAGEGFRLFSWRAAETRQQHYLENLLAREDFVTEIKLYQLGEMLLGRYRNLFNQLYGEDRDLTLRRGLWGYLLSLISTGAFYLAYAWIVLETVLGKISLGDMTMYLTVFRQGQSTFSNALTSIGGMYEDNLYLSNLYDFLEEEVPKSWGKATIGLNSQDGIRFENVSFTYPGSSKPALRNISLHLKPREKLAIVGENGSGKTTLIKLLTRLYTPDSGQIFLDGLDLQEWDVDVLRRRIGVIFQNFVRYQFTVGENIGVGDVEHLDNKTRWQSAAEKGMAESFIDQLPQSFQTQLGRWFKGGQELSGGQWQKIALSRAFMRSQADILVLDEPTSAIDAQAEFEIFNHFRAITKNQMVLLISHRFSTVRMADKILVIENGEVIEQGTHEELLKRGGRYAKLFLLQAAGYQ